Proteins from one Podospora pseudoanserina strain CBS 124.78 chromosome 1, whole genome shotgun sequence genomic window:
- the pfa5 gene encoding Palmitoyltransferase pfa5 (EggNog:ENOG503Q3K1; COG:I), whose translation MVAAKTASTRWLVRIIPLILAGCAGLATYVVVKRKNGVAAAFLTLYFVFLLCMLLSYFRVFLEIQHNPGVTPLGERAVVQRERDKERKRQGRKAESDLEAGEQYEAGADNNPDSPGLERFYSKNVFVCNTDGRPRWCSSCCTWKVDRAHHCSELDRCVKKMDHYCPWVGGVVGETSFKFFMQFTGYTALYCIVVIVATVICLKSKLDSGQGVDGLVIAALAISAFFGLFTFTMTATSIRYAIVNLTNVDYLKSKNMVHQLAIRVPRGTQGTPKYSVITYPLPKRSGPGHEEDPPRDQLATRTFAIVKTEMGENPWDLGPYRNWQSIMGNSPVDWLLPIKPSPCAVYENNESFYEMGPLYEQLRERFGLPELSSSEKGEAIELKQHRHVNGTDSTRGS comes from the exons ATGGTTGCAGCCAAAACAGCTTCCACACGGTGGCTGGTCCGAATAATTCCATTAATACTGGCCGGTTGTGCTGGCCTTGCAACCTATGTGGTTGTCAAGCGA AAAAATGGAGTAGCTGCGGCCTTCCTTACCCTATACTTCGTCTTTCTTCTCTGTATGCTATTGTCATACTTCCGCGTCTTCCTCGAAATACAACACAACCCGGGAGTCACGCCGCTCGGAGAGCGAGCTGTTGTACAAAGAGAGCGGGACAAGGAGCGTAAACGCCAAGGCCGAAAAGCAGAGAGTGATCTCGAAGCAGGCGAACAATACGAGGCTGGTGCCGACAACAATCCCGACAGTCCAGGTCTCGAGCGCTTCTACAGCAAGAATGTTTTTGTGTGTAACACAGACGGCCGGCCTCGGTGGTGCAGCTCTTGCTGCACCTGGAAGGTTGACAGAGCCCATCATTGCAGTGAGCTCGACAGGTGTGTCAAAAAGATGGATCATTACTGTCCGTGGGTAGGCGGAGTTGTTGGTGAAACAT CCTTCAAGTTCTTTATGCAGTTCACAGGTTACACAGCATTGTATTGTATTGTGGTCATTGTTGCAACGGTCATCTGCCTCAAGTCGAAATTAGACAGCGGACAGGGCGTTGATGGGCTGGTAATAGCTGCTTTGGCAATCAGTGCGTTCTTTGGCCTTTTCACCTTCACAATGACCGCCACGTCGATTCGGTATGCCATTGTCAATCTTACCAACGTCGACTACCTCAAATCGAAGAACATGGTCCACCAACTGGCCATTCGAGTTCCTCGGGGGACACAAGGGACTCCGAAATACAGCGTGATCACATACCCTCTACCGAAGCGCTCGGGACCTGGCCATGAGGAAGATCCTCCACGGGACCAACTGGCAACCCGGACATTCGCCATTGTGAAGACGGAGATGGGCGAAAACCCATGGGATCTGGGACCGTATAGAAATTGGCAGTCAATCATGGGAAACAGCCCCGTTGACTGGCTACTGCCGATCAAGCCATCGCCCTGCGCGGTTTACGAAAACAACGAAAGCTTTTACGAGATGGGGCCCCTGTATGAACAGTTGCGGGAACGATTCGGGCTTCCAGAACTGTCCAGCAGCGAGAAGGGAGAGGCTATAGAGCTGAAACAGCATCGGCATGTAAATGGGACGGACAGCACACGAGGTTCATGA